From the genome of Dermochelys coriacea isolate rDerCor1 chromosome 1, rDerCor1.pri.v4, whole genome shotgun sequence:
tcctgttgaagttgttccacttgaCTTAAACAATGGAATGTTacttgggccagagaaagagttaGAAAGACTGTATAgcctagtgattagggcactcagctaAGTGGGGCTGTAAACCTAAGCGGCCCTCAATGCCCACTGACAAAGGGTTCTCTGCCATGTCACAGCACCTCCTGTtaagcctgacaaactcactgcatCTAACATATCACAGTCAGGATATTTATAAAGAATGTCATGCAAGGTGGCAAATGAAAATGTATGTTGTACTGGTCATCATAGGTACTGTGTGATGTGTATATGTACGTTAATTAAAAAGTGGTAGATTTATACTGGAAATGTTTATAACCATGTAACCAAACTGGGTTGACAAACAAGTCTGCCCCATACAAAGTGATGTTGAGTTACTTGCCTGCCTAAGTACCCATTGTGAATCAAGTACTGTAAAACCAACACAAAGGATGCAGCATTTGCATTTTAAGTCAACAGAAAAAGCAAGTTTTCAGGAGAATGCGAAAACAGCATGGCGCCAGCACACTGGAGCACAAACAACGGAGGGGAAAAGCTTTATCTGGGGACACACTTCAAAAGAATACATGTCAAAGGGTTACTGGACTATACAAAGAAGGGAAGAGAATCCCTTTGTTATCCATCGCCGAGGGAACAAAGAGGTCAGTGCTTTTTGCATCTATGAATAGTGGATCCCCAACCACTGGACCACTGGACCCCAACCACTGCACCAACCATGGGTTGGTGATGCGGAGAAGTGGCTGTAGGCTGTAGACAAAGCTTGGAGTGTGCTTATATGTAGTCTCTTAGATGTATggtatacttttgttttattggtAACCATTTCTGTCACTTACATCTCTGTTCTTTCTTAATAACTTATTCTTGATTTATTATAAATTCTTCTCAGGGCTGTCATATTAAAATAGGGTGTGACCACACAGCTGAACCAACAGGCTGGTGTGTACACTGTTTCTTTGGAGACACCAGACTTGGTAATTGCTGTGAGTGTCCTGTGACAGGGGCCATATGTTGCAGGAAGATGCTGCTGGAAAGTCTGGGAACTAAATTACACCCAgggttaacctgcaaggcaaaacTAGCACTATCGGAGTCTGTTTGGCTGACAGGGAGCTGTCACACAGTTTAGTAACACCAAATCCCTCTTTTGTGGCAGttgcagatccctgttcaaaccccttctctgcctcagGAGGAAGGGGGACTTGAACCAGCAATCTCCCACATCCTCCTATCCCCTACGCTGAAAATTATAAGGAAAGGCTGCcaacttctcctctcccccacaattGATCTGTGTGAACTTGTCTGAGGGGCCCAATCCccataggcatgctcagaggccgtGACTTAGAGCGCCCACAACCTATCTTCCCTGGTTTGTGACTTGCTGTGGGGCTTAGGGGGGAGATAGGCATCCAGACACTTGGCATGAGGCAGTAGTGCACATGCTCAGTCCGGAGATAGGCATCCAGGCGCCTGGAGTGAGGCTGCCACGCATTAGCCCCGAGGAAAAAAagtaggtgctgagtgagtttaatGTCTATAGGGTTAGGAGgcagctgagcaggagttttgcGGATCACAGTGGTACCTAAAaactggatttaggcacctaagttcctTCGTGGATCCCACCCTAGCAGAAACTCTTTTATACCTTCCTTTTACTGAGACAGCTAGGATGGTTTGGGACAACATTGTCGGGAAAGCCTATTCCTTTGTTTTAACTATAGCAATGACACAGATATATTTGTAACTTTCTCCAATTGCTGAGAAACACTGTAGTCTCTGTGCATTGGCTCAATACGGGCCAATTATTCCACATCCTGCTACCACTGTTATTGTATCTTAACTGAGGCTTATCTGGCATTTGAAAAGAACATTTGATGAGTCGAGGTTCTTAGACATATGTGTGCTCCTTATCTTTAGTAGTAACTTGACTGAACAGTTGCATAGAAAATAATACTGAGAAAACGAAAGATGTAGCGGATCTATCAAAAAAGGGAAGATCCTAGAATCAGCGGATACCAGGGCCCACATGAAGCTAGAGATAAATTGGTATAATTTAAGAAAGTTAGGAAGCTATGTCTGAGCAATGTTAAAGTGCTCATTATAGAAAGACATCAGGGATACTGATAGAAAAACTTTACATACCagttttactttactttttattGAATTATGTAGAGTGAGTAGAAGAGATTGAGGCTGGGGAAAATGCAGCTGGCCCAATATTTTCAAGGGAAAGAAGTGATTTTTGGATGCTTCCATTTTTGTTTGCTCACCCTGAGACAcctcaaagggcctgattttttaagaagtgctgagcacctgccttctgaaagtcaggcccctgAGTGTCTCAGGTTGGGCGGCCCAAAATCAGCCACTTGAAAGGCGTTGCCAGAGTGACTAAGACCATTAATCCATGTGCTTATTATTAAAGACTTGCCTGTCCTTTACAATGTCTCACCCTTCATCCTTAGCACAGCACCAGTCATGTCTTTCACTAACAACTCAGCCATTACGTCTCCTATTTCAACATTTGCTGCTTTTGCCCATTGAAATGAACAAATTTCCACTCCTGGTTTAGATTAACTTTTGCACTTTTTAAACAACAAGCCTGACAGGCACTAGGGAGACATTTCAAagacactattttttttcttggtgcaCATTCACGCTAGAGCGAGCTGCGACTCACAACCTGCGTCAGACAGTTGCTACCACAGTCTTTGTTCCTTTGTTCTCTGTATAATTCTGTATGAAGATGAACAAAACTCTCAGGATATAGGTTTTAAGATAGGGAAAGAATACTCATTAGGAGCAAGAGCCGCTGAATTCTGGAGCTATAACTTAATTTTCAGTGGTCCAGAATCCAAAAGAACATTTTGTGAGGAACTTGAGAAGGAAGAAATTAGCCTTATCATGAGACATCACCCCTCTTTTAAATACAATAATAGTACATCGTGAAAACTACATTAAAGAATTAATGTTGtgagtcaagcattcaaaagttcaGACAtgcctgaattaaggttgcctgtgcatccTTAATTCAGCTCCTTTGcccattatgatacagtctttaattacatgatcatatactatttttccacaggggCCCACctccattcagtgcacaggatgaacaGCACTCACTTAACGGtcagctattcaatatttgtcTTCCTTGTGGTTCAATGTGTGGCCATAGGTCTTATTTAgtgcacagtattcaaagtgtgctctgaagacagaataaCTTCcttatgggcttttctatgggGCTTATCACGCTAGTATCTGAATGTgtcacaaacatgaatgaatttattttcacaacatcctGGTGAGATGAAATAGTTGTGGCCCACAGATGCCCTTGATGCCAACAGGCAGAGGACACAAAGGGTGCATAGGGTTTTACAGGGAGCCCTTGAGTCAGATGCATATGCATACCCaaggtggcatgtgaggtctttACTGAGAGCCCATAGCCCACcagtcatcataatcattgcaaaatgtatgtatggatacTATTTAAGGAGATATGTATTTATACTAAAATTTTTGTTCTTAAGGTCTTGGCTTTTGagagattgtgaaatctacaGGAATTAAGaaacagctggggaaggaggcagaggtgtcctgtttatgaataaaggcAAAAGCTTGTTCTAGTAACTCTTGAAGTACAGAGTGACACATGGAACCCTTCACCTAGGACACAAACTGACTCTGTGATTGTCTCGTAAAAAAGAGGGTCGCAAGTAGCCTGGGTGTAAAGCTCTGCCAAGGTTTTGGGTGAGCAACACGCTATTAGGCATGAGAGTACCCTTTAATTAggtctaggctctagaatgtgtgttatgattttattttatatgtaacggTTTGTTTCCGGTGCTTCTACTTGTTACTACTTGAAcctgctttgttaaataaactttgatttgattatagtgaaatcaagtataTGTCCTCTGTGGTAAGTGAAGCAGTGATCTGAGTTGCCCTGattctttggaggcagcaaatcTGTGAACACAGCAAGTGTCCAGTGAACCAGGAGCTGGACTCTCCAGGGAGGGCTCAGAGGGCTCAAGTTAATCTATAGAGTGACATCAGGGCTTGTGGAGGACTGCAGTGCTTGGGTTGCCTATGGCCAGGGTGCTGACCCactgcaggcacagacaaggcttctcTACACTgagggcaggtggtagcaaggtgcctcacagcTTGGGTACCCCCAGGAAGTGTCACGATgatattattcacattttacagatgggggaattgaggcacagagattgaGGTCAAAAGTATCTGCTAATTTTGAGTGCCCACTTTGAGACACCTAGGCTCTTTATATAGCATGTCatatattcaaagcacagctccagtTAAGTTcatttgcagctgtgagtgctcagcatttctgccaATTATAGTCTATGGTCTCAAGTcagacacccagaaaatgaggaacatgcaGTTAGGGACCTTCTGTAAAAAGTTGCCTACCAGCACCTAGGAACTCTATGGTGCAGGCAGGaacagaatccaattctccaggatAGCAATGAATTGCATTTACCATGAGACTGTCCATTCTGTACCGGCAATCCCCTCCTTCATTCATtatacaccttccaacttctacaGCGAATGAGgaaggggtcctacagacaagcCTCCCACAGTACACAATGCTGATTCATCCCAGAGCATGTCATTCATGAGCACGGAATGGAAGAGGGGTCCTGTGTTTCCACTGTTCTACATTATGAATCATTAATTTCTGCACTTGGATAAAACTGGCTAAATAAAAACGTTACCCTGATGGTGGAACACAGAAAGAGCAATTGTTCAGACAGCACACTTTGTCTAGTGACAGCTGGCTTTATCTTCCTGTCAAGGAGTAAACACAACCTCCAATCTTCCTGATGCTTTGTACTCTGTCTTTTAAGGGGAAAGCAGCTTCAGAGACTGGAAGGCCATGTATACTAGATGTATTAATGTTGCAAATTAGTtttttccctccttgctcatCTCATCCAACCATTGCCTCTCTGAAAAGTAAACTATCGCTGTCATCTTTGCCACTTGTGAGGTGTTAGGTGATAATTTTAGATCACTAGTGTTAATGTCACAATTAAATTAAGCACCTAGAACTTAATTCAGTAATTACCTTCATGTATTATCAAACATATAGATTTCAGCAAAATTACTCCCATTCAAGGCTTAAAGTTTTGGCACAGCTTGGGCAATTTTCTGTGAAACAAATTCCATTGATTTACTTTATGATGGATTGAGATATTAATGATTAACCCTCCTCAGTTTTTCCCTTTTTACTTATCTagataacaaataaaaaaagaacgCTGGGAAAAACCATCAGATTCTGAAAATCACTGCAGGGTATTTTTCTTTAGCCCGAATGCATATTTGTCTGATGTCAATAAAGAGTATTTCAGTGACGTTTCTTTTCATCCATTAACCTGGACTTGTTTTATAGATTATTTAATATTGGTGGCCAGTCTCCTCTTAAAGTGCTGGAGAAGGTTAATTATTACATAACTAGATCAAAAGTTACCACGTTAACAATTTGCTGAAAGATTTCTTATTGGCAATATGCTATCAAAtacatttcttcctttttaaggtctcttgtaaggtactGAAAAATCTGGTCTTGATTCACTTAAATGtgcagaaatttaaaaatctttgtcTTTACTGGGTTGGGTTCCCCATGACAGTGTGGGGAGCATAGGGCCTGCAGTCATTCCTAGATTACTTATCTTCCTCCACTGATATATGTCCCTGTGATTCTTTTTTGCAgggtaacccttctgccaggtgaagtcAGCAGCAACGGAACctgcttgagcccccacccagtaatctggaaaAAATTACAACCACatctgggtgcctctaagaggcaatacttcccctcttgcaagcacggAGTCTGTGTAAAACAaaagaacttttattaaaagggaaagggaaccaagcattaatttgggaaaacaacacagccATATTCAAAAGTATGCAGCTGTAAGAAAAATCCCAAACCCACAGtgtgttgggcagtgtcctttgcctcagtttcccaccttgtggtGGGAAAGTCCAACAAAcgaatgtccctttaacacatcactcccctctccctcctctgcatcccactcacagttgctgtcctcgGCTagcgaagacccagagttcagaggtgctttcacaggGTTCCCTTCCTACCCCTGTGGGAGTCGGGAGCATCAAGCAATGCCTCTGTTGCTACCACTGCTCTCTATTGCTGCTGGTCACTGCCACTTGCTGCTCCCACAACATCACATTCTGAGGTTCCACTACTTAACTGAGATCTCAGCAATTTCAGCAGGTAGTGGGGAACCTCACAGCCAGTGCAGTCTCTGTGTTCACTGCCCCCACACAAGCTCTAACTCCTCAATCCATACAGCACTGATATCAGCTCCAGGAACCACCAACTTGAAACAAGGATTTTCAGTAgagtctaatcagctctgtcaTTAAATGTTGGAGAGGGGGAACCACACCCCCCCCAGACAGGAATATCCTATCTCACCCACTCTCATCTTCATTATGATTTGGCATCCCTATCCCCTGCTTTGCAAAtgaggttcagtttagggtgaACACCTTACATCAGAGCATGCTAAGAACagctctgctgccctttacttgtGCAATAAAGATAACATTTTATTACCCGTGCATTCAAAAACTAGAGTAATTTGTAACCCAAAatcagccaaaattgatcattttggcaaaagCAGCTCCATCTGCTGCACACCTCAGCAGAATAGATGTGTCTATGCCAATACAGTCTTCTCCTCAAATCTTTCCCCTCAGCTCATGTCCAGATtgcaggggagagctcattcacaCTCTGCTTACACTTGCATTTCCCTCTCCACCATTGCAAAATCTTTAATGAATCACCTCCCTTCTTCCCCTACACGTTATGTCTTTAACTTCCCAAATGCCATTGGATTATGTACAGCAATTGAACTACCGCCCACATGATCCCTTGCCTCAACATAACCCACAAGAGAAAGATGGAGGAATGGGTGCCTCTGGGGAATGATATCTCTAGGAGGAGCTGTTTAAGGGGACTGGGATTTtgaccttcttcttcttctattgGGCTTTCTTGGGGATATGTCAGTTCTAACCATTTTCAGTACcttggaaggagaagaaaaataagcaaaaatggaGTGAGGATGGATGGCAGCAAAGGGGTTATGAGAGTGTCTGAAATAAAATAAGATCAACATGACAACAAGAAAGAATGAACCAAAGGTGAAGGGAAAAATGAAAGGATAAATACACTGAACAAATGATAGATGGGATTGGCCACTTTTACACATTTAACATGGAGAAGGATTCCTTGCAGCCCCGTACcttcctgtcttccactcccaaTGGAGCAGAGATGGGTAGCTTTCAACGGGTTGATTTTACATACACATAGGAACTGGTACAAAGTAAGGGGACTGTGCTCCAGTCCCCACAGTGACCACAGGGGTGGCCTGTTTTAACTTGATTTTCCCCAGCTCTTTCCACTGGACCAGAGACGTGCTTGGGCAGGCAGCCTCTTGCCTCTGTCAGCCCACATACTATATGCTCTTTACTATAAGTTTTAAtgaatgggagggggcagatcttcagtcactggaaatcaatggaacaatgctgagttacaccagctgaggatctgccccatgggCTATGtttgtgggttaaaaaaaaaccccacaactgatttttttctgtcaCATTCTTGCTATAAACTCCGATGTCAAAAGGTTCATTTCCCCCCAAATGTATCAAGATCTATTGTTCGAGTGGGGGGTAATGGCACCAGCCCCTGAGAATTACTTTCCTGTGACTGGCAtattggtggtggtggaggggttaGTGGTAGAGAGGGTTGCTCACATACTTGGGGGAGGGGTGATAGAAGCAGCTGACTCTACATATCAGTGACATGCTGACTCTTAGGACCTTAACAAGAGAGTAACAGAGTAAAGCCTGACTCTGAGACAGAGCTGGATGATACCTTGAGAAGGAAAGCCCTGAGAGACCAGGGGGTGTGACATTCCCTCTGTTTAACACAGTGGTGTGCACACTGATAGGCTAGCTGACAAATGTtgcatacattttattttctgtaaatataCAGCCATGAAAAACTTGGCACAAATCAAAGGCACCAAAAACTGGTACAGGACATCAGTTACAACTGGTTTCTCTTTCCAGTCatgttattttcctttaaaacaacagtcttctctctccttttacGGTTAGCTACTGAGTGTTTCATGTAGAACAGGGCACCTTTGGGTAGCAATACGCTGATAATGGCCAGCAGATTTCTGCACTATGAACACATAGGTAAACATCACCGCTCATGACACAGCTTCTGGAGGCTTTGAAGTTTCCTTGCCTGGTATCATGCACCAGCAGTCCTACTATTTTAAAGCAGATAGTTTGTGTGTACACAATTTCAAAGAGGTAATGTATACAGCATTTTAGAAGAGAATATATTCCTTTGGTCTCTGAACTGAGAACAGCTACACAACTGCATTACAGAGCAAGGGAGCAATGCTAAATTCTAGATGTAAGTTGCAGGATTCTTTAGCTATTCCGTGATGATGATGCAAACATACTCTGGCAAAGAAGATTCTAAACCAAATACAAGTTGGTTTGTAAACATTACTGTTCTAAATGAGCTTGTGCAATACTTTCAATGCACTGAGAAATGATTTCCTGATTTTAATTCTCTGACCATAGGAACTTCCTAATATTCTTTCATTTACTTGATTTTATGGGACTGTAACTAGATTTCCTTAAAAAATTCCTGGAAAAATTTGCTGAACTGTCAGCCAGAATTCCAACGTCATCttttgtttatgtatttttaaaagtacagtttCTTCCATCAGTGTGCCTCAACCCTGCCTTACAGGAAGCATCTATTGGGTAATAGTACAGTTCCGTTTTTCCATGTCCATCCAACCTATTGCATCTCTGATGATAGTTTGGGTGATGGCGCTTGTGATGCAGACACTTTTTCACTTGGAAATGGACTAAGACCAAACCATATATCACACAGGCCAACGAAGAGCCATTACAAGATGCAACGTAGTGTACTAACCACATGCCGTGCACCCTTGTGTCAGAGTGCAACACTGCAAGGGATCCTCATTCCCAGCACCTCCTATTGGCCCTCTGCTTCTCACCAGGTCTTaggtgacttggccctctggccaagtcacctaAGTTCAGTCTCTTTCAGGGTAAGGAAAGGTCCAAGCTAAACACTCAAATAATAATTCTTCTGTCCCTCTACGGCTGCACTTAAGTGTCCTCAGGGCCTTCCCTCTGAGCCGCCCTCACATGAGCCTAATCTGCCTCTGCAGTGGGGCTTGCGTGCCCCTTCCtcaagtagggaaactgaggcccaccCAGAGGACCCTGTATTAAGCAGTTGGCTTTGCTTCTTCAGACATGCCGCTGTTTCCCTTGGCCACTTCCTACCTCTAAATCTCTCCTTGTGCTGCTTCCCAACAGCATCTGCTTAACATGGCCTCCGTTTGCCTCTCAGGCCTCTGGCTTCTCCCTTCCCTGCTGAAGACTAGCAAGTCTTCCGCAGGGACTCTGGCAGCTTCCCCTAGGGATCTCTCTGCTCCTTGTAGCCCTAGCTTAGGGCTTTCCCCCACAGGAGCCGGTGCTGCTCCCTGTGAGTTTTGCCTGCCTGCAAGAGAGTCTTGCCTTCTCTTCAACCTCTCCCGCCCTGGCTGTACAGTCTTCTCCTAACTCTTTCACAGCTAACTTAATTAGCATTAAGTTACCATATCACCATTAGCGGGGGATGGCTGCTAGGTCATAGGCCAGGTTGAGCCTGGCTTGCCTTAAAGAGCCAGTCAGCCTGTGACCCATGGTAACAGCTTTCTGTCAGTCCTAAATTGGGCTGGATTCAAGCAGCACCATAACGGTGAAATTGTCTCTACCAATCCTGTGTTCActaaaagacatttttaataCTGAGACACAATGTACTTAGATAATGGTTTCAGTGTTTTGGTTCTAGCTCAacaggcaacacacacacacaaacctcctAGGGAAAAGGACCGCATTGGACAGCATTACTGACAGATAATAGTTACATATACACAGAGAGTTCTTTGCTAGCCACCAGTTCAAAGTCAGCCTGACAAagaaaagggttttttccccccttctcaaTGGCTATGCTCTGTCTTCTCTTTGGAGGCTGTATAGATATATTACCAGTCTGCATTAAAGAGATAACTCTCTTGCTGATAGGAATGCATTGACTCCTATGGTTCTGAGTTCTCTGCACAAACAGCACACACATTTCTGTGTGCATTATAGTGAAGTAGTCAAGGATTCCTGTGTCTCTACATCACACTCATCAGTTTTCACCAAATCCACCTGCAATCCCTGTGCGTACTCCATGTGCTCCCATTTTATTGCATCATTCAACTCACAGCTACTATAGGTTCAACTGAAGTGATGTCTGTCTTCCCTGACTGGAGATTGGAGGTTGATGGAAGGACATAGGAGACTGAGACCTCTTGAAGTTGCTGTTTTTTGCCCAGGCTACTCTGTAGGATGGAACTGTGGATGGACACCTGTGCTCTCTCAAGGTAGATGTTTTTTTGCACATGTTGAGAAAAGACTTCAGTTCCAGTCTGAAATGTTCATTGAGCCAGCAGTAAATGAAGGGGTTATAACAGGTGCTGCTCATTGCAAACCAGTGAAAAGCAAAGTACAGGGCATTGTTGGTACGAATAGTTTGGCTGGAAAGGAGGACGACATAGCAGTTTAAAGGAAACCAGCAAACAGCAAAGAGGACAACCACCAACATCAGCATCTTAATggtctttttcttcttcctccgaAGGGTGAAGTACTGCTCTGTGGTCACATCCCCAATGGCACTGCACAGCCAGAGTTTCTTGGCCACTCTTAGGTAGGCAGCAGAGATTATTAAAAGGGGCAGAACGTAGAGCAAAATGAATGTTGTTAAGTCTAGATACTGCCAGAAGAGGTCAGCTGGTTCAGGGAAATCTGGGAGACACAGGCATCGGGTGACTTCTTCACTGCAAATAAAAGGACTGATCACAATAAATGAACAAATATGCCTGGGTATAACAGTAAGGGAGAGAAAGACAAGACTCCTGTCATAATAccaatgagccagatcctcaactggtgcaaattcatatcattccattgacttcagcggtgctatgctaatttacaccaatcGAGGAGGTGGCCCATAGAGTAGCTTAGAAGAAATGTGATCAGAATAATTTCTCACAGCATGCATGACATGATCTCCTTACAAAACTAATTAATTGCAACGTCTTATTACCAGCTGCACAAAATTAAGTTCTTAGGAGTGAAGTGAAACTCTCTCTACCTTTCAATGAACTTCTGTatgtaaacaataataaaaagtcTATCACCTTTATGACCCATTCCATcagcaaaacacttcacaaacattaattaacccTCACAACAGAGGGTGACAGGTAGTATTATTatctttattctgcagaagaggaaaCTAAGACAGAGAGGTTGAGTCACTTGGCCAGGGAGTCAGAGTTAGAGGTGGGGTTAGATAAGAACCAATTAGGGCTCCTTTCCAGTCCTCACCTcaatcaatgggccagatctctagctggtgtaaactgccaATTTATGTGAACTGTGTATCTGGCCTAATGCATCTGACACACTGTGTTGTTGATGAATAATACTAGAAGAGTAGCCATTGTGAAAGGTATCGATGTACACTATGGACCAgcttctcagctagtgtaaattgacaTGGCTCCCTTGTCTTCAGTGAGGCTACACTTGCTTGTCCCTACTGGGTATCTGGCCCAATATGTTTCTGCAGATCAAAAGCAGGGATCAGCCTTACCTGTATTCAAAAGTGAATAGTTTTTGGTAAATAGCATATGGGAGGGAGAAACACGTTGCCATAATCCAGATGACAGAGATGTAGACAATGCAGTCGATAGCCATGGTTTCAGAGGATGCATTATAATCTGTTTGGAATAAACAAACACGTGGCCTGATGACATTTTAATAATTATGAGATTTTCCTCACATAATCTCCCACTCTTAAATACAGCAGTAATTGTGGCAGTTTAATGAGCCAACACTGCATGGGAGTTGCCTGCatgcaacttccactgacttcaggttACAGAACCAGAAAGTGAACTTGACTCTGAATGAAAGCTGAACTGAAGTAATTAACTTTTGTAGTTCAAGCTGAGAGAAATGGATAAAGTAAGGCCCAGATCCCGCTACTGCAGCTGCGAAGGTGAACTTCTGCACCCACATGGAGATGGGCTGACTTCCATGGGCTCCTGGGCAGGCATAAAGTTCTTCCCTTGCACATCACTTTGCAGGTTGGGCCTAATTCAACAATATAAATAAAGGGGGGAAATGGAggcttttaaaatgctttcaatGTTTGTATTCGACAGCACCAGTGACACAAAGAAAGGTGGGTTTCCTGTATCATTTCAGCCAAATGGTTTTCCgacagaaaatgcattttctgcaATACTGAAATTTCCTGTtgggaaaattgaaatgaaagctCCCAAGAGCCCAGGTTCCCCACTCCCAGGTTGGCGGgctccccaggaccctgccctgGCATCCCAGGGCTTCCAAGCTGGCCAgctccctggctcctcagcagcccCTCTAGTGTGGAGCTTGCGACCGGGCTCCCTGCTCACCCAGGCTCTGTGGGCTTTCAGCATGCTAGGCAGGCTGCTGTGGCACCTAGATTGTACATTACTGAAAAATTCCATGTGGGTGATTCTGCAATGGAATGTATGGAGAATGCTCCTCTCCCAGCACATTTTGCATATCCCACCTTGTGTGCCAGTtcagaacacacttttttttggAAATGCAAAATTTTCCCTGGGATAGAAATTCCAGTTCCTGCCCAGAGCTAAATATACTATTTAAATTAGTGTCCCTTGGAAATCATTTATTTGACAGCTCTGCTTCTTATGTGAATTTAGCATATTAAGTTAAGATCTGAAGATGCAGCATGTACCTGCATTTAGAATAATACAGAATAtttttgaagtgctttgagatccctggctGAAGGATTACAAGCAGTTCATTCAACTTCACATTCCCTCTCTGAGGCAGGTATTACTACCAACATATTAGAGACGCAGAGAGGTTTGTGT
Proteins encoded in this window:
- the GPR83 gene encoding LOW QUALITY PROTEIN: probable G-protein coupled receptor 83 (The sequence of the model RefSeq protein was modified relative to this genomic sequence to represent the inferred CDS: inserted 3 bases in 3 codons; deleted 2 bases in 1 codon), whose amino-acid sequence is MVTHYIWLSLPYLANAFERSAKLPINRSFEGSFEIPSISSFFLWNNYTLADWQSFVGRRRYGAESQNLTVKAMLIVAYSFIIVLSLFGNVLXHVIIKNQRMRFATSLFIVNLAVADIITLLNIPFTLAWFVNSTWIFGKGMCHISRFAQYCSLHVSTLTLTAIAMDRHQIIMHPLKPWLSTXIVYISVIWIMATCFSLPYAIYQKLFTFEYSEEVTRCLCLPDFPEPADLFWQYLDLTTFILLYVLPLLIISAAYLRVAKKLWLCSAIGDVTTEQYFTLRRKKKKTIKMLMLVVVLFAVCWFPLNCYVVLLSSQTIRTNNALYFAFHWFAMSSTCYNPFIYCWLNEHFRLELKSFLNMCKKTSTLREHRCPSTVPSYRVAWAKNSNFKRSQXSYVLPSTSNLQSGKTDITSVEPIVAVS